Proteins encoded in a region of the Planctomycetota bacterium genome:
- a CDS encoding putative peptidoglycan glycosyltransferase FtsW, with the protein MPDSVYGLRDRDLLALAVLVLLALGLLMVQSAAFIAEPQAGPALLDWSGRGVKHALYVALAMLAFVTASRLDVGKLARSTASGSPAVWFAGIAVILAVLVLIPGVGAEVNGARRWLRLGPLNVQPSELVKWGVVLLVAWRLSRPGPFELGRGFLTLSAFVGVMCLLVVIHDFGSAALIAATAGVMFLAGPVKLRWLAAAVLPAAGAAFWFVWSEPYRMRRISAFLDPWANPESDGYHVIQSLYSFAGGGWTGRGLGNGVQKLGYLPEDTTDFIFAVVCEELGLFGALLVAGSYLIVITAGWCVSRRCPDPFCRLLAFGVVAALGLQATINIAVATASLPTKGIALPLVSAGGTGLVCTGFMLGLVYAVGRGPVEARDGDWERLLRGNHARADSAADEDED; encoded by the coding sequence GTGCCCGACTCTGTTTACGGCCTGCGAGATCGCGACCTGCTGGCGTTGGCCGTGCTGGTGCTGCTGGCGCTGGGCCTGTTGATGGTGCAATCGGCGGCGTTCATCGCCGAACCGCAGGCGGGGCCGGCGCTCTTGGACTGGAGTGGGCGAGGCGTCAAGCACGCGCTCTACGTCGCCCTGGCCATGCTCGCCTTCGTTACCGCCAGCCGGCTCGACGTCGGCAAACTCGCCCGGTCGACGGCTTCGGGTTCGCCGGCTGTCTGGTTCGCCGGCATCGCTGTGATCCTGGCTGTGCTCGTGCTGATTCCGGGTGTCGGGGCCGAGGTCAACGGTGCCCGCCGATGGCTCCGACTCGGCCCGTTGAACGTGCAGCCGAGCGAACTGGTCAAGTGGGGCGTGGTGCTCCTGGTCGCGTGGCGATTGAGTCGTCCCGGACCGTTCGAGCTGGGTCGCGGCTTTTTAACACTCTCCGCGTTTGTCGGCGTGATGTGCCTGCTGGTCGTCATCCACGACTTCGGCTCGGCCGCGCTGATCGCGGCGACGGCGGGCGTGATGTTCCTTGCTGGTCCCGTCAAACTCCGCTGGCTCGCGGCGGCGGTGCTTCCGGCGGCAGGGGCAGCGTTCTGGTTCGTCTGGAGCGAGCCGTACCGCATGCGACGCATCTCCGCATTTCTCGACCCGTGGGCCAACCCGGAGAGCGACGGCTATCACGTCATCCAGAGCCTCTACAGCTTCGCCGGCGGCGGATGGACCGGCCGCGGTCTGGGCAACGGCGTGCAGAAACTGGGCTACCTGCCCGAAGACACGACCGACTTCATCTTCGCGGTCGTCTGTGAAGAGCTGGGCCTGTTCGGCGCATTGCTGGTCGCGGGGTCGTATCTCATCGTCATCACGGCCGGTTGGTGCGTCTCCAGACGCTGCCCCGATCCGTTCTGCCGGCTGCTGGCTTTCGGCGTGGTGGCCGCGTTGGGTCTCCAGGCGACGATCAACATCGCCGTCGCAACCGCCAGCCTGCCGACGAAGGGCATTGCGCTCCCGCTGGTGAGTGCTGGCGGAACTGGCTTGGTCTGCACCGGCTTCATGCTCGGGCTCGTCTACGCCGTCGGCAGAGGCCCCGTGGAAGCCCGTGACGGGGACTGGGAGCGCTTGCTGCGCGGCAATCACGCCAGGGCCGATAGTGCAGCGGACGAAGACGAGGATTGA